A segment of the Terriglobales bacterium genome:
CCAACAACCGGCACAAGCTCCGCGTGGGCCGAAGAGTTCGGCGAGATCACGCCAGCCTTCGGCCGTGACTGGTTGGAACCTGATAGCGAGCTTATGATCTGCCGCCATTCTGCGATTTGATCATTTTCCCGAGTCCAAGTGCCACCGCTGATATCGCGGCGATTCAGTCTCTGCGCGACACGACCACGTCGCAGGCTTCACGGCATTCGAGGCAGTAGTATCGCTGGTCCTGGCAGAGGCGTACCTGATGAAATCCCAGGCACAGGGAGCAATACTTTTCACAGAGGCATTTGTCTTCGGGAAGTTCGCAAACGCTGCAGGTGACATCGCCGGCCATGACTGCAATGTAACGCAAACTGCCCAGTGGGCAGAAGTGACGAAGGTTGAGCCGCTGCGGGAATGAGGCCGAGCGCAAGCAAGACCGCGAGTCCGCAGGCCCGAGCGCAGCGAGCGATCTGCAGCAAACCCTTTGAATAAGAATTAGCCACCGATTTCACTGATCAGCACGAATCAGAAAAGGACGCAGAACTCGAGTCAAATCATCGGGAGCAACCTGGTTTTAGCCGTTGCAGCAGAATTCATATCTGTGGAAATCAGTGTCCTGTGTGGCCAACTTCTTCGCGCTGTGCCGTTTCCCGGGAACGCACCAAGCCAGTAAACGCAACATATCGTGGCTATCGTTCTTGATTCGTACTAGGAATTGCGATTTGCCCATAGACGTCCTCGGTCACACACCTACCTGCAAAAAACTTATTGACACCATGGAGTTTAGGCGTAGTATGTGGACAAAAGTGGTCAAAAGTGGAGTCAGATGGCTGTTTCTCCAAGCGAAGTGGAGTGCAGCCTGGGCAAAGGTGGAATGAGTAGACAAACACCCGAAATCAGCCCGCAGGACATGAAAACCTCCACCGAATCCGTCGCCACTTTTGCCTTCCTGGCCGGCTTGATGGCCGCCGGGATGAGAAGCAAGGACTCGAAGAACCGATTCGAAATCAATGTTTCGCGGCAATCACCCAACCCGCGTCGACGAAAAGGGACGGCTCAAGGTCCCGGCGGATTTCAAGCGCGTGATCGACGAGAAGTACGGCGTCCGATTCTACATCACGTCGCAGGACGGGAAGGTTGCTCAGATATATCCCTTCGAGGAGTGGGATGCCATCGAGCGCAAGCTGGCGGCTCTCTCCAATTTCAATCCCTCGAAGAAGAGATTTCTGACCGTAACCAATTACTACGGTCAAGTGGCGGAGATGGACGGTCAGGGCCGGCTGCTGCTTCCGCAGTTGCTGCGCGAGTCGGCGCAACTGAAGGGTGATGTGGCGGTCATGGGCTACCTGAACCATCTCGAGGTCCAGAGCATGGAAGCGGTCAAGGCAGAAGTTGAGCAGGGCTTCACGGCCGAGGATCAGAAGGCGCTGGACGATTTGGGGATTTAGAGCGGGGCCCCCAGGGGCCGACGGGCTGAGTAAGGGATGTCAGCAGCGGAATTCAGCCACGTCCCGGTTCTTTTACAGGAAGCGATCGAATTCTTAGCCGTCCGGCGTGGTGGGAGGTATGTGGATGCCACGCTGGGCCTAGGCGGTCACAGCTACGAAATCGCCAGGCGACTGGGGCGCGAGGGCCGGCTGATCGGGATCGATAAGGACCCGGCAGCACTGGAACGAGCGCGCCAGAAGCTGGGTCAGCCTCCTCCGGAACTCGCAGGCGACTGGCCCGAGATCCGGTTAGAGCGCGGGTCGTTTGTCAGCCTGAGGGATTTGGCAGGCAAGGGCGAAATCGATGGGCTGCTGGCTGACCTGGGTGTGAGCTCGCTGCAATTATCGGATGCGAGCCGCGGCTTCAGTTTTCAGGCGGAGGGACCGCTGGACATGCGCATGGATCCAGGGTCCGAGGTAACCGCCGAACAAGTGGTAAATCGGCTCGACGAGCGCGAGCTCGCCGACGTGATTTACGAATTCGGTGAGGAAAGGAGGTCGCGGAGAATCGCCAGAGCCATTGTCCGGTCGCGGCCGATTCGCAGCACCAAGCAATTGGTGGAAGTGATATCGGCCGTGGCCCGGCCAATGAAATCTGAACGTATTCATCCGGCGACGCGAACTTTCCAGGCAATCCGAATTTACGTGAATCGCGAATTAGAGGACCTTGAGGCGCTGCTCGAGAGCGCGCCGGAGGTGCTCAGGCCGAATGGGAGACTGGTGGTGATCAGCTTTCACTCACTGGAAGACCGGATCGTGAAAGACGCGATCCGTGGGGGAGTGCAGGCGGGAGTTTACCGGTCGTTGATGAAGAAGCCGGTCACCGCGAGCGCAGAAGAAGTGATCCGCAACTCGAAAAGCCGCAGCGCGAAGCTGCGGGCGGCGCAGAGAGTTTGATGGTGTGTAAGTGCTGATACAGAGACAGCACAAGATGAAGTTAAGAGAAGGCACTACGGAGCATTCCGTGAGATGCCTCAGATTTCCTGGGCGGCATCGCCTCTCGGAAAAACAGGGCGAATGAAGAAACATACTTCCTTTCACGATGCCGCCCGGGAAGGATTGGCAACTCGGTTCTGCGGGTAGGAATTGGAACCCCGGAGGTGGTCACAATGTTTCACGGTACAACAATTGATGAACTGTTCGACGCCGTAGTACGGGCAGAGAGCCATGCGCGGCTGCAACACAGCATGCCACGCGAGGCTCGTGAGGAAGTGGCTGTAGAGCTGATGCCCGGGTTTCTCTATGAACTGGCGCAGTCCAACGCAGAACTGGTCGGAGTGGCATAAATGGCAAGCGGAGCGCTGGCCGGCTCGACCCGAACCCAACAGATCTACGCATCCTCACGGCGCTCCTGCTATGGCACGCCCGAGATCTATTTTCCCAAGCCTATTGACAACTCACGGCTGGTGAAGGTCGACGATCCGCAGCGCAAGCGCGAATTGCGAATGCTGACCGTCGCGCTGGGCGTGATGTTCGCCATCGTGATGGTTTATGCCTGGCAGCACTTCACCGCCATCGAATACGGGTATCGTATCGAGGCGATGAAGTCGCAGCGAGACATGCTGGCCGAGGCCAATCGGCAGCTTCGTCTGGAAGAGGCGCGTTTGCGCGACCCGGAGAGAATCGATGCCATGGCGCATCGTATGGGTTTGCAGGTGCCGGAAGCCGGCCAGGTGCTGCGTCTGGAACCAGCTTCCGGAGAAGAGGCCGGGCCGATCATGGCACGCGCTGGGGATGTGATGGTGATTTCGGCTGCGCGCTGAGAATTCGGCAGTCCCGAATTATTGAAGCTTGGTCCGGCGGGCGAAACGGCTCGTAGCACGGCATTCAACAGGCGCAAACGCAGTCTGGACTGCGCGTGCTTGCGGACCAACCGAGCAGGCAGCGGCCCAATGGCCGTTGGAAGGAGATGGCGGCTTACACCCGCCATCTCGCTGTTGCCGCTCTGGCTCAGTATCCTTGCGAGCAGAACTATCATCCTGAATGGGACTCGGAAGACGAACCGCTTGCATAGTCCAGTTCTGAAGTTCAAGCTTGTTGAAGGAGCACATCGTGGCAGGGCCGATTGGGGATGAAGGGAAACTGGCGGAATTGATCCTTTACATCAGCCAAAAGTGTGCGACCGATCCGAAATTCGGTGCTGTCAAGCTGAATAAAATACTCTACCTTTCGGATTTCTTAGCCTTCGGAAACTGGGGAGAGGCAATTACCGCTGTCCCCTATCAGCATCTCCGCATGGGGCCAGCTCCCGCGAGATTGTTACCTATCCGTGAGGAACTGCAAAAAAGCGGCAAGTTGGTTCTGCAAACGTTGCCGCTTAAGAGCGGCAAGCGTCAGGTCCGAACTGTTAACTTAGTTGATCCTGATTTGAAGGTCTTCTCTGGACGTGAGATCGCCCTTGTCGACAGCATAATTGCAGACCTCTGGAATATGGACGCCGAAGAAAGCAGCGAATTCAGTCATCGCTTTGTTGGGTGGAAGATGACCAAAGAAGGTGATCCGATTCCGTACGGAAGCATTTTCATATCGGATGAGCCGTTGTCCCCTGCAGAAATCGAACGTGGTCAGGAAATTGCACGAGAACTGCACCTGACTAACAACAGCATGTAGATGCCGTCACGTGAGATCGTCGAAGATCAGCTGTTCAAGGATCAAATCAACAAGTACAGAATCAGTTGGAAACGGCTGGATGAGGCGTTGATGTCACTCGATCCCGCATTACGTGGCAGCCCGGAGTTGTTCCCTATTGTTCCTGGAACACAACTCCGCCGGCTGAAACTTGTGGGATTCCCCGGAGTGCCGCCACTGTCGATTTTCTTTACGCTTAGCGAAACTCAGATCGTGATCAAAACCGCAGAATTGATAGATCTGGAGGAGTAGAGGGACAAAGAAAAGGCGAGGAACATTTGGCCGGAGGCAAGCTCCGGGAAAGTTGAATCTCAAGTGCGCTAGGCACGACAGAAGTCTCGCGGGGCGACAATGGCAGCGGGCAGTACCTCTCTTCACGACGGCGCAAGCAGGCGTCTCTACTTCCTAGGATCCGCGCTATTGCTGTGGCTGATGCTGGTAGTTCTTCGTCTGGTCCAGTTGCAGGTAGTCCAATATGGAGAGTTCGTACAGCGAGCGCAACATCAGCAGCAGCGTACGGTAGAGCTATCTCCACGCCGTGGGATTATCTATGACCGCAACGGTCATGAGCTGGCCATGTCGGTCAACGTGGATTCGGTCTTTGCTGTGCCCAGCGAAATTCCCGACCAGGCGATGACGGCGCGCCTGCTGGCCAGAGTGCTCAAACTCGATCCCGACGAGTTGCTGGATCGCTTCAAGTCGTCGCACAGCTTCGCGTGGGTCGCCCGCAAGCTGGATCCGGAGGTTAGCGACCGCATCCACGCTTTGAATCTGCGTGGCATCTACTTCACGCCCGAGCCGAAACGTTACTACCCCAAAGGCGAAATGGCATCTCAGATTCTCGGCTATGTGGGCTTAGACGACGAAGGGCTGGGCGGGATCGAGCACGCTTTCGATGGCCAGCTGCGTGGCCGGCCGGGGACCATGGTGGTTTCCATGGACGCGCGGCGGCGAAAGTTCGGCCGCGTCGAACGACAGCCAGAGGCGGGTGAGAACGTTGTTCTCACCATCGACGAAAAGATTCAATACATCGCCGAGCGCGAGCTAGATGCTGCGATGGCGGAAACCAGGGCCGAAACAGGGACCGTGATTGTGGAGAATCCCCACACGGGAGAGATCCTGGCTCTGGCCAATCGCCCAACATTCAATCCCAATGTCCGAAAAGTCGCTCCTTCGGCGCTGAAGAATCATGCGGTGAGCGACGTTTATGAACCAGGATCAGTTTTCAAGCTGGTCACGATTTCGGCGGCGCTAGAAGAGAAACTGACGAATCCGGACGAGGTGATTGATTGCCAGATGGGATCGATCATCGTGGGTGGCATGAGGATACGCGATCACGAACGCCTGGGGTTGCTGACCGTCTCGCAGATCCTTGCCAAGTCCAGCGATGTTGGAGCCATCAAATTGGGGATGCGGTTGGGAGAGGATCGTTTCGATCGCTATATTCGCGCCTACGGCTTTGGCTCACAGACAGGAATCGAGCTGCCGGGGGAAACACGTGGTTTGGCCAAGCCGGTCAGCCGTTGGTCGAAGGTCTCGATTGGGGCCATCTCCATGGGACAGGAGATTGGCGTAACGCCGCTGCAGATCATTTCCGTCGCTTCGACTATCGCTAACGATGGTGTCTATGTCCCACCGCGCATCGTAGCCGGAGATACCAAACCCAATAGCGGACCCACCATGATCGCGTACCACCCACCGCTCAGGCGTAGGGTGATTTCACCCCTGACCGCTGTCCAAATGAAAAAAATGATGGAAGGCGTAGTGCTGTTCGGAACTGGGCGGAAAGCGATTCTGGATGGATATACGTCGGCAGGGAAAACCGGAACGGCGCAGAAAGTTGATCCCGCAACCGGTGCGTACTCGCGAAGCAGATATGTAGCTTCGTTTGCCGGATTTGCTCCCGTGAACAATCCCGCGATCAGCATCATCGTCGTGCTCGATTCCGCACAGGGTTTGCATCAGGGAGGCCAGGTTTCGGCGCCGGTTTTTGCCAGGGTGGCGCAGCAAGTGCTGGCTTATTTGCATGTTTCCCACGATGCGGAGATCAAGAACAATGTTCAACGGCTGCAGTTGCGGGCCGCGGTCAAGGATGATGATTTGAGTGAAGGGTCGCAGGACCGGCTTGGGGAGCCGATCCATCTTGCTCAGGAAAAGCCGGCTGCAGCGCCAGCAGCGGAGCCGATTCCGGCCGGCGATTTGAAGGTTGTGCCCGCTGCGTTGCGGGCAGGCAGCCCGAGCGCTGCGCCGGCCGACGATAAGCCAGAACCAACCTCGCCTCTGCCTGCAGCTCCCGTCTTGCCCGCAAGTGGAACCGTTGTGCTCGACGTGGAAGGAGGACCTGTGGTGCCGTCGTTTCTGGGGAAATCGCTCCGGAGCGTGATCGAGACAGCTGAAAACGCCGGCATCGATGTAGACGTGATCGGCACAGGAACGGCGCGGGAGCAGGTTCCGCCGCCAGGCAGTCACCTTCCAGCCGGCGGACGGGTGGAGGTGAAGTTGAGCCGTTAAGCGGGCGTGAGCGCAGCGGGAGCCCGCTGGCGAAATTCCGAGCGCAGCGAGGGATCTGCTTTTTCAGGAGCCGTTAAGCGGGCGTGAGCGGAGCGGGAGCCCGCTGGCGAAATTCCGGGCGGAGCGAGGGATCTGCTTTTCAGGAGCCGTTAAGCGGGCGTGAGCGGAGCGGGAGCCCGCTGGCGAAATCCCGCGAGCAAGTCTTCGCGAGCCCTCTAGGCGTCACGCCCGTTGCGAAAGCTTCCCGAAGCACGTAAGATTGTGCCGCACGAATTTTCGTGCAAAAAAAGTCCATGAAGACGAACATTACGCTGAAGCTGGATTCGGACCTCCTCCGCGAAATCCGAATCTTGGCTGCGCAGCAGGGCACTTCCATCAGCGCTCTGCTTTCTTCCCGGTTGGAGAAGATGGTGCGGGAACAGAGAGCTTACGATCGTGCCAAACGACGCGCCTTGCGAAGACTGCGCGACGGCCTCGATTTGAACTGGAAACCCCCGCGATCGCGTGACGAACTGCATGAGCGATAAGTACTTCGTAGATACCAATATCCTGGTTTATGCGCACGACCTCGCAGCGGGCACGAAACACAAGCGTGCCCAAGCCCTCGTCGAGCAATTGTGGGAGTCCGGTGACGGCGTTTTGAGTACCCAGGTCTTGCAGGAACTCGCTGTCACCTTGCAGCGGCGAAGCGGACGCCCCCTGTCAGCCGCTGAGTTACGCGGCTTAATCCAAGACTACCTGAAGTGGGAGATTGTGGTGAATGATCCTGATTCGGTGCTACAGGCGCTGGATATTGAGGCTAGACACAGAATTTCATTCTGGGATGCGCTTATTCTGCAGGCGGCCGAGAGCGCGGGCGCAGAGACTCTGTATTCCGAAGATTTTGCTGCAGGCCGGAGGTACGGCTCTATTCGGGTTGTGAATCCGTTCACCCCAGGCTGAAGGCTGACTGCTAATTACTGAGTGCTCATTTTGAATTACCCGATTACCATTTAGTCGATTACAATTCCATGAAGTTTCTCCAACTTCTCGACGGCGCGGAAGTTCTCTTCCAGCAAGGCAATCCCGAGATCACAGGCATTGAATACGACTCCCGGCAAGTCCGGCAGGGCAACGTATTCGTTGCCATGCGCGGTGAGAAGACCGATGGAAATCGGTACATCGATAGCGCCATCAAGGCGGGCGCAGCCGCCGTGGTGAGTGACTCCAAGGAAGTTTCCCCGCTGGAGGAAATCGGATGGGCGCAGGTTCCGCACGGCAGACGCGCGCTGGCGCGGTTGAGCGCAAATTTCTATCAGCGTCCCGCCGAACGCCTCACCAATGCCGGGGTTACGGGAACCAACGGCAAGACAACCACCACCTTCCTGATCGAGTCCATTCTTAAAGCTGAGGGAAGGAAATGCGCACTGGTAGGAACGGTGGAATACCACGTCGCGCAAAAGATCTTCCAAGCTCCGCACACGACTCCGGAAGCCCTGGAGTTGAATCGGCTTTTCTCGCAGGCGCTGGAGTCAGGTGTGACGGAGAATGTGATGGAGGTTTCTTCCCATGCGCTGGTCCAGGAACGAGCTTTTGGCATTCCTTTTGATGCGGCGGTTTTTACCAATCTGACGCGCGACCATCTCGATTATCACGGAACCTTCGAAGAGTACTTCGCCGCCAAGAGAATGCTGTTCGAGGGGTGTGGCACCGAGCCGCCGCGTGTCGCAATTCTCAACGCCGACGACGATTACGGCCGCAAGCTCATCCCGCTAAGCAAGAGCAAAAGCAGCGAGGTCCTGCTGTACGGGTTGGTGCAAGGGGATTTCCGAACCGACAAAGTAGATATCGGCCCCAAAGGGACGCGATTCGATCTGATCTTGCCGGATGCCATTGTTCCTCTATTCTCGCCGCTGATCGGAAAAGTGAACGTGTACAACATCCTCGCCGCATCGGCGGCGGCCTATGCACGCGGTTGCAGTTTGGAAGCAATCGCCAAGGGCGTCTCCAGTCTGTCGCGAGTACCCGGCCGATTCGAGCAGGTGGACTGCGGTCAGCCGTTCACCGTGGTGGTGGATTACGCCCACACCGATGATGCTCTTCGAAATCTCACTGCGCTGGCACGCGAATTCGTGCGCCAAGCAGGGGCAGCAGGCAGGGTGATTACCATCTTTGGTTGCGGAGGAGATCGCGATCGCAGCAAGCGTCCACTGATGGGCGAAGCGGCAGCAGCGGGCGGCGATTTCGTGGTGATCACATCTGACAATCCCCGCAGCGAAGATCCCATGGCCATCATTCGTGATGCCTTGCCCGGGGTTCAGAAGACGCGCACTAGATTCGTGGTTGAGCCCGACCGTCGCAAGGCCATTGAACTGGCGCTCCAGGAGGCTAGACCTGGCGATATCGTGCTCATCGCCGGCAAAGGGCACGAGAATACTCAGACGACTCGCGAGGGGGTCGTGCCCTTCGATGATGTTACCGTGACGCGCGAGTCGCTCCTTGCTTTGGGATACCAGCCAGCCCAACCCGCAGCCGCCAGCCTGGTCAAGGTGAGATCGTGAAGCTGCCACTGTGGCGCGTTGCCGAGCTCATCGAATCCGCAGGGGAATTTGACGATCAAGCAATCGCCCAGGGCTATTCTATCGATTCCCGTACGATTCGCCCTGGCGAGCTGTTCTTTGCCATCAAGGGCGAGCGTTTCGATGGTCACGATTTTGTAGAAGCGGCGCTCCGTTCAGGAGCGGCGGGAGCTGTCATCCGGCGGGACCTGCTTGCGAAATTTCCGGGGAAAGCGGGACTGCTGGCGGTTAGCGACCCGCTAAGAGCCTTGCAGGCGCTGGCGGCAGCGGTCCGCCGCATGTGGGGCAAAACCCTGATCGCAGTAACCGGATCGGCTGGCAAGACTACAACCAAGGAGATCATCGCGCACCTGCTTTCAACCCGATACCAGGTTTTGAAATCCGAGGGCAATCTCAACAATCAATACGGCCTGCCGTTGCAGCTGTTGAAGCTGGAAGCGCACGGGCGCGCGGTGATCGAAATGGGCATGAACCACGCCGGAGAAATCACCGAACTTGCGAACATCGCTAAGCCCGACATAGGGGTGGTTACTCTGGTAGCGCCGGTGCACCTGGAATTTTTCAATTCGGTTGCCGAGATCGCCCGCGCCAAGTACGAGCTGGTGGCGTCGCTGCCGCCGCACGGAACTGCGATTCTGAACGCCGATGATCCATACGTTTCGCAGTTCGGGCGCGATTTTCACGGCAAGGTCGTTCTTTTCGGATTGAAACCTACTGCCGATCTCCGCGCCGAGAATATTGAAGAGCAGGGATTGCAAGGTACCAAGCTGGAGTTAGTGGCTTGTGGAGCCCGGGTACCGACTTTGGTGCCGCTGGTCGGGCGGCACAATGTCTATAACGCGCTCGCCGGGGCCGCAGTGGCGATCGAAAATGGGTTGACCTTAGCTGACGCCGCGAAAGCGTTTGCCGGACTCCGGCCGGCCGACAAGCGTGGCCAGACGCTTTCGCTGGCTGGAGCGACGGTAATCAACGATTGCTACAACTCGAATCCGAAAGCGTTGAAATCGATGGTCGAGGCGCTCGGCACCATCCCTGGAAAGCGCCGCATCGTGGTTGCCGGCGAGATGCTGGAACTGGGCCCTACCGCGGGCCATCTCCATCAGGAAAGCGGCCGTCACATGGCGGAACAGAAGATTGACGTGGTAATTGGGGTTCGTGGAGCTGCGCGGGAAATCGTCGAGGCCGCGCGGGTAGCGGGAGTCACCGCCGTCCAATTTATGGAGACCCCGGAGCAGGCCGGCGAATGGTTGGCTCGCGAGGTTCGCCCGGGTGACGTTGTTCTGCTCAAAGCTTCGCGCGGCGTGAAATTGGAGAAGGCTCTGGAAACCTGGAAGGCTGCGGTGTCCTGAACTGGGAGTCGGCCGGCTTTTGCGGATCATATTCGTTATTGCTCGGAAGTAAGTTTCGCGTTCTGATCCGATGAGGGGCTCTTGAAGTTGTGAGTGACTTCTGTGTCTTCCCTGGCGGGATTCGGCTCCATCGCGCCTGGCTCCCGGCGCTCACGTGCCGGGATATGCTGTGTGTCGGGGTGCAGCTATCGCCGTCAGGAAAGCACTGGTGGGTTAACTGCAGAACTGAAGGCCTGGCCACCCCAGGTAGGTACGAGAGTTTAAGTGAACTGATGCGGGAAGGGAGATAGTTTTTGCTCTATTGGCTTCTTTATCAGGTCCTATATCACTATTTCACTCCCTTCCGCATTTTCCGATACCTGACCTTTCGCACCGCATTCGCCAGTCTCACCGCGCTGTTCATGGGAATGATCATCGGCCCGGCGATCATCCAGAGGCTCCGCGATTTTCAGATTGGACAGTACATCCGGGAAGAGGGTCCGAAAGCACATCAGAAGAAAGCGGGTACGCCCACGATGGGCGGTGTGCTGATCGTAGTATCGGTCATTGTGCCAACGCTACTGTGGGCGGATCTCACCAACCAATACATCTGGCTAACCGTGCTTGCCACGCTGGCCTTTGGCAGCATAGGTTTTGCCGACGACTATCTGAAGATGGTTCATCGGCGCAACCTGGGGCTTACCGGGCGAACCAAACTGTCGCTGCAGATTCTGGTGGCGGTCGTTGTCGCCGTGGTTCTGATTCTTTTCCAGGCCCGGGGAGACTACTCGACCCATCTGATCGTGCCCTTCGCCAAGAAATTTCGGCCGGACCTGGTGTTCTCTTCCCTGTTGAAGTATCCGCATCTGTGGACAATCGCATTTCTGCCGTTCATTGCCTTCGTGACACTGGTGCTGGTCGGAGCGACCAATGCGGTGAACCTCACTGACGGGCTTGACGGCCTGGCCATCGGCTGCACGGTGGTGGCGGCGGGCGCGCTCACAGTGCTGACTTACGTGAGCGGCCACGCGGTCTTTGCGGATTACCTGGAACTGCAGCGCATGCCGCAGGTGGCAGAGCTGACAGTCTTTTGCGGGGCGATGGTGGGGGCCAGCATTGGATTCCTCTGGTATAACGCGCACCCGGCGGAGGTTTTTATGGGCGATGTAGGTTCGCTGGCGTTGGGTGGCGCGATTGGCACGGTCGCGGTGATCATCAAACAGGAACTGCTGTTGCCCTTCATCGGCGGTGTTTTCGTGATCGAGGCGGTGTCGGTGATCCTGCAGGTAGGGTCCTACAAGCTGCGGAAAAAACGGATTTTCAAGATGGCACCCATCCATCATCATTTCGAGTTGATGGGCTGGTCGGAATCGAAGGTGATCGTCAGGTTCTGGATCGCGTCGCTGGTGTTCGCACTTTTTGCACTTACGACGTTGAAGCTGCGCTGAACCACCGAGGGTTGAGAGACAATGTTGGTTTGAAGCCAGGCCGAAAATATCGCAAGGCTCTTATGAGTTTCGCAGTGCTAAGTAATAACTCAGCGTGTCATCCTGAGCGAGAGCCGAGGATAGCGACGAGGCGCGAGTCGAAGGATCTTGCGGTTAAGTCAGGTAGGCCCACCCTTCCGCCCGTTTTGGGCGGAGGGTGGGAGATCCGACCTTTGCGCCCCGATTTTTTGGGCGGAGACTAGGCCGATTTAATTTCACAGCATGAACGTCAAAGGCAAACGCGTGCTGGTGGTGGGGCTCGGCAAATCAGGCGTGGCCTCCGCGCTATTTCTGCGATCGCAAGGCGCCCAGCTCACGGTTTCCGATTCGAAATCGGAAGATCAGCTTCGGGATGAAATTCCTGCGCTGCTTGACCAGGGAATCGCCGTCGAAGCCGGAGGCCACGGGGAGCGGACGTTCCGCCAGCAGGACCTCATCGTGGTCAGCCCGGGGGTTCCGCTCAATGTGCCGCAACTCGAGCAAGCACGATCCATGGGGATCCCGATCATTGGCGAGCTGGAACTGGCGTCGCAATTTCTCCACGGCCACATCGTCGCCATCACCGGATCGAATGGGAAGACCACGACGACGGCACTGGTGGGTGACGTCATCTCCTGGGGTGGTTACGAAACCCTGGTCGGGGGCAACATCGGCATTCCCGCGATTTCGTTTGTGCCAGAAGCCACCGCGGACACGTACATCGTGCTCGAGGTTTCCAGCTTTCAGCTGGAGACGATCCAGACGTTTCATCCGGAACTCGCCGTGGTGCTCAACGTCACCCCTGACCACCTCGATCGCCACGGGAGTTTTGAAGTGTACTGGGCGGCGAAGCGCAGAATCCTGGAAAACCAGACGCCGGCAGACTTCGTCATCCTGAATGCCGATGATCCGGAGTGCGTGCGCATGGCCCAGGGTTGCGCCGCCACAGTGTATTGGTTCAGCCGCAAGAAAGAGGTCGCGAGCGGCGCATTTGTTCGGCGAGACCGGATTGTGGTTCGCGACCGTGAAGGTGAACGCGAGATCATGCCCCTCAGCGAGCTTCAGCTGAAAGGCGCGCACAACGTAGAGAACGTCCTGGCGGCGGTGTGCGCGGGGGTGATCGTTCATTGCGAGCCGGGACGCATTCGCTCCGCGGTGAAGGAATTCAAGGCGGTCGAGCACCGGCTCGAGTACGTGGCGACGATCCATGGCGTCGATTACTACAACGATTCCAAAGCCACGAATGTTGATGCCACGATCAAAGCGCTGGAGTCTTTTCCGCGGAACATCCATATCATTCTTGGCGGAAAGGACAAGGGTAGCGATTACACAGTCCTGAAACCACTTCTCGAAGAACGGGCGAAGCGGGTGTACACGATCGGAGCGGCAGCGGAGAAGATCGCCGCGCACATCGCCGGCTCGGCCGAGATAGTTCATGCGGGCACGCTGGAAATGGCGGTCAAGGGCGCGGCCGATTCAGCGGCTGCGGGAGACATCGTTCTGCTCGCTCCAGCCTGCGCCAGCTTCGATCAATTCCAGAATTACGAGCAGCGGGGCGCTCTCT
Coding sequences within it:
- a CDS encoding division/cell wall cluster transcriptional repressor MraZ, producing MFRGNHPTRVDEKGRLKVPADFKRVIDEKYGVRFYITSQDGKVAQIYPFEEWDAIERKLAALSNFNPSKKRFLTVTNYYGQVAEMDGQGRLLLPQLLRESAQLKGDVAVMGYLNHLEVQSMEAVKAEVEQGFTAEDQKALDDLGI
- the rsmH gene encoding 16S rRNA (cytosine(1402)-N(4))-methyltransferase RsmH; translated protein: MSAAEFSHVPVLLQEAIEFLAVRRGGRYVDATLGLGGHSYEIARRLGREGRLIGIDKDPAALERARQKLGQPPPELAGDWPEIRLERGSFVSLRDLAGKGEIDGLLADLGVSSLQLSDASRGFSFQAEGPLDMRMDPGSEVTAEQVVNRLDERELADVIYEFGEERRSRRIARAIVRSRPIRSTKQLVEVISAVARPMKSERIHPATRTFQAIRIYVNRELEDLEALLESAPEVLRPNGRLVVISFHSLEDRIVKDAIRGGVQAGVYRSLMKKPVTASAEEVIRNSKSRSAKLRAAQRV
- a CDS encoding cell division protein FtsL produces the protein MASGALAGSTRTQQIYASSRRSCYGTPEIYFPKPIDNSRLVKVDDPQRKRELRMLTVALGVMFAIVMVYAWQHFTAIEYGYRIEAMKSQRDMLAEANRQLRLEEARLRDPERIDAMAHRMGLQVPEAGQVLRLEPASGEEAGPIMARAGDVMVISAAR
- a CDS encoding Panacea domain-containing protein, which translates into the protein MAGPIGDEGKLAELILYISQKCATDPKFGAVKLNKILYLSDFLAFGNWGEAITAVPYQHLRMGPAPARLLPIREELQKSGKLVLQTLPLKSGKRQVRTVNLVDPDLKVFSGREIALVDSIIADLWNMDAEESSEFSHRFVGWKMTKEGDPIPYGSIFISDEPLSPAEIERGQEIARELHLTNNSM
- a CDS encoding penicillin-binding protein, which produces MAAGSTSLHDGASRRLYFLGSALLLWLMLVVLRLVQLQVVQYGEFVQRAQHQQQRTVELSPRRGIIYDRNGHELAMSVNVDSVFAVPSEIPDQAMTARLLARVLKLDPDELLDRFKSSHSFAWVARKLDPEVSDRIHALNLRGIYFTPEPKRYYPKGEMASQILGYVGLDDEGLGGIEHAFDGQLRGRPGTMVVSMDARRRKFGRVERQPEAGENVVLTIDEKIQYIAERELDAAMAETRAETGTVIVENPHTGEILALANRPTFNPNVRKVAPSALKNHAVSDVYEPGSVFKLVTISAALEEKLTNPDEVIDCQMGSIIVGGMRIRDHERLGLLTVSQILAKSSDVGAIKLGMRLGEDRFDRYIRAYGFGSQTGIELPGETRGLAKPVSRWSKVSIGAISMGQEIGVTPLQIISVASTIANDGVYVPPRIVAGDTKPNSGPTMIAYHPPLRRRVISPLTAVQMKKMMEGVVLFGTGRKAILDGYTSAGKTGTAQKVDPATGAYSRSRYVASFAGFAPVNNPAISIIVVLDSAQGLHQGGQVSAPVFARVAQQVLAYLHVSHDAEIKNNVQRLQLRAAVKDDDLSEGSQDRLGEPIHLAQEKPAAAPAAEPIPAGDLKVVPAALRAGSPSAAPADDKPEPTSPLPAAPVLPASGTVVLDVEGGPVVPSFLGKSLRSVIETAENAGIDVDVIGTGTAREQVPPPGSHLPAGGRVEVKLSR
- a CDS encoding PIN domain-containing protein; the encoded protein is MSDKYFVDTNILVYAHDLAAGTKHKRAQALVEQLWESGDGVLSTQVLQELAVTLQRRSGRPLSAAELRGLIQDYLKWEIVVNDPDSVLQALDIEARHRISFWDALILQAAESAGAETLYSEDFAAGRRYGSIRVVNPFTPG